In Paracoccus aerodenitrificans, the following are encoded in one genomic region:
- a CDS encoding alpha/beta fold hydrolase: protein MKPAMLAAITALSLATTGHAETVTVDGHEVYYEVHGELASDQIPVLLLHGGMMTIGSNFAGLIPALSEDRTVIGVEQQGHGHTPLNDNPITLETMRSDTLAVLDVLEVDRAHVIGFSMGGMLGLELAVNAPERVASLTAISASQNGEGMLPDLVQMNRDPTHQPSPEVAALLPSEEAFSQMAADIAEMNPGGAEAFEQTMQKTGALIASDWGWSDEELAAIQVPVQIVLGDTDFVTVDHALHMKETIPDAWLAVLPDTTHTNIMAREELPGLLTRRIETPQRH, encoded by the coding sequence ATGAAACCCGCGATGCTTGCAGCAATCACCGCACTGTCCCTCGCCACTACCGGTCATGCCGAGACGGTGACTGTGGACGGGCATGAGGTCTATTATGAGGTTCATGGCGAGCTCGCCTCGGATCAGATTCCGGTCCTGCTGCTGCATGGAGGGATGATGACGATCGGATCGAACTTTGCCGGTTTGATCCCGGCGCTTTCAGAAGACCGTACAGTGATCGGAGTCGAGCAGCAGGGCCACGGCCATACCCCTCTGAACGATAACCCGATCACGCTGGAGACGATGCGCAGCGATACGCTTGCCGTGCTTGATGTGCTGGAGGTGGATCGCGCCCATGTCATCGGGTTCTCGATGGGCGGGATGCTGGGGTTGGAGCTTGCGGTGAACGCGCCTGAGCGGGTCGCCTCATTGACTGCGATCTCGGCCAGTCAGAACGGAGAGGGTATGTTGCCCGATCTGGTGCAGATGAACCGCGACCCGACGCATCAGCCCTCTCCCGAGGTGGCGGCGCTGCTGCCGAGCGAAGAGGCGTTCTCGCAAATGGCCGCCGATATCGCCGAGATGAACCCGGGCGGCGCCGAAGCCTTCGAACAGACCATGCAGAAGACCGGTGCGCTGATCGCTTCGGATTGGGGATGGAGCGATGAAGAGCTGGCAGCCATTCAGGTTCCGGTGCAGATCGTGTTGGGCGATACGGATTTCGTGACGGTGGACCACGCGCTGCATATGAAAGAAACGATCCCCGATGCGTGGCTGGCCGTGCTGCCGGATACGACGCATACGAACATCATGGCCCGCGAAGAACTGCCCGGACTGCTGACCCGACGGATCGAGACTCCGCAAAGGCATTGA
- a CDS encoding DUF1428 domain-containing protein has translation MTYYSGMLAAVPTANKDAYLAHAKDSWPIFQELGATRMVEGWGVDVQKGKVTDLLDAVKAKDDETVVYSWVEWPDKETSDKAWEAMMSGEVGQDMPEMPFDGSRMIFGGFEPVYEQGTLDGANYIQGFAAAAPEKNKQAYIDMADAAWPSFRDKGCLGNFENWGTDVPRGKQTDFYRATKAEDGEAIVFSWNTWPDRATCDRAAEQMMAEMEGQDMPEMPFDGMRMAWGGFEKIFDSNDV, from the coding sequence ATGACGTATTATTCCGGAATGCTGGCCGCCGTGCCGACTGCCAACAAGGACGCATATCTTGCACATGCGAAGGATAGCTGGCCAATTTTTCAGGAACTTGGCGCGACCCGCATGGTCGAGGGATGGGGCGTCGATGTCCAGAAGGGCAAGGTGACCGATCTGCTGGATGCAGTGAAGGCGAAAGACGACGAAACCGTGGTCTATAGCTGGGTCGAATGGCCCGACAAGGAAACCAGCGACAAGGCATGGGAGGCGATGATGTCCGGCGAGGTCGGGCAGGACATGCCCGAGATGCCCTTCGATGGCAGCCGCATGATCTTCGGCGGGTTCGAGCCGGTCTATGAGCAGGGGACTCTGGACGGTGCGAATTATATTCAGGGCTTTGCCGCCGCCGCGCCGGAAAAGAACAAGCAGGCCTATATCGACATGGCCGATGCGGCATGGCCAAGCTTCCGCGACAAGGGCTGTCTCGGCAATTTCGAGAATTGGGGGACGGATGTCCCGCGCGGCAAGCAGACGGATTTCTATCGCGCGACAAAGGCCGAGGATGGCGAGGCGATCGTGTTTTCGTGGAACACATGGCCGGACCGTGCCACCTGCGACAGGGCCGCTGAACAGATGATGGCCGAGATGGAGGGTCAGGACATGCCCGAGATGCCGTTTGACGGGATGCGCATGGCCTGGGGCGGCTTCGAGAAGATCTTCGATTCAAACGACGTCTGA
- a CDS encoding VOC family protein: MSFVPYLSFQGQCAEAFAFYGDVFGAKPVLSPFSDIPEGGDMPPLPEEQQGWILHAQLVTGDGAMLMGADMPPQFGGKPQAGVSVGVWKGDAGEAQALFDRLADGGEVIMPFSQTFFAEGFGMCRDRFGTSWMVSTGDPTAAGED, translated from the coding sequence ATGAGTTTTGTTCCCTATCTGTCGTTTCAGGGCCAATGCGCCGAGGCTTTCGCCTTTTATGGCGATGTTTTCGGTGCCAAGCCGGTGCTGAGCCCTTTCTCTGACATCCCGGAGGGCGGCGACATGCCGCCCTTGCCCGAAGAACAACAGGGCTGGATCTTGCATGCCCAGCTTGTGACCGGTGACGGCGCGATGCTGATGGGCGCAGATATGCCGCCGCAATTCGGCGGGAAGCCGCAGGCGGGGGTCTCGGTTGGTGTCTGGAAGGGCGATGCGGGTGAGGCGCAGGCCCTGTTCGACCGGCTCGCCGATGGCGGTGAGGTGATCATGCCATTCAGCCAGACCTTCTTCGCCGAGGGTTTCGGCATGTGCCGCGACAGGTTCGGCACAAGCTGGATGGTCTCGACCGGCGATCCGACCGCGGCCGGAGAGGACTGA
- a CDS encoding metal ABC transporter permease has protein sequence MSILLDPFTYGFMLSAMLVSALVGAVCAFLSAYLMLKGWSLIGDALSHSVVPGVAGAYLLGLPLAVGAFLSGGLAAAAMLFLSDRSGLKVDVVIGLIFTAFFGLGLFLVSVNPIAVDLQAITMGNILAVTPGQTMQLAIIGLVSLAILVAKWKDLMVVFFDESHARSIGLRAGLLKAVFFVLLSACIVAAMQTVGAFLVIALVVTPGATAYLLCDRFPRLILTSVAIGAVTCFTGAYISFFLNGATGGIIVVMQTLIFLAAFVFAPKHGLFAARRRAASATETPEPV, from the coding sequence ATGAGCATCCTTCTGGACCCGTTCACCTATGGTTTCATGCTCAGCGCGATGCTGGTCTCAGCGCTTGTCGGGGCGGTCTGCGCGTTTCTCTCGGCCTATCTGATGCTGAAAGGCTGGTCGCTGATCGGAGATGCGCTGTCGCATTCCGTGGTGCCGGGCGTGGCCGGAGCCTATCTGCTGGGGCTGCCTCTGGCGGTCGGAGCGTTCCTGTCCGGAGGGCTGGCGGCGGCGGCGATGCTGTTTCTGTCCGACCGTTCGGGGCTGAAGGTCGATGTGGTGATCGGGCTGATTTTCACCGCATTTTTCGGTCTGGGCCTGTTTCTGGTGTCGGTCAATCCTATCGCCGTGGATCTTCAGGCGATCACGATGGGCAATATCCTTGCCGTCACTCCGGGCCAGACCATGCAGCTGGCGATTATCGGGCTGGTGTCGCTGGCCATTCTGGTGGCAAAATGGAAGGATCTCATGGTGGTGTTCTTCGATGAAAGCCATGCGCGGTCCATCGGGCTGCGGGCCGGTCTGCTGAAAGCCGTGTTCTTCGTCCTGCTCTCGGCCTGTATCGTCGCCGCGATGCAGACGGTCGGCGCGTTCCTGGTCATCGCGCTTGTGGTGACCCCCGGCGCCACCGCCTATCTTCTGTGCGACCGCTTCCCGAGGCTGATCCTCACCTCGGTCGCGATCGGCGCCGTCACCTGCTTCACCGGAGCCTATATCAGCTTCTTCCTGAACGGCGCGACCGGAGGCATCATCGTCGTGATGCAGACGCTGATCTTCCTTGCCGCCTTCGTGTTCGCCCCGAAACACGGGCTGTTTGCCGCCCGCCGCCGCGCCGCCTCGGCCACCGAAACGCCGGAGCCGGTCTGA
- a CDS encoding winged helix-turn-helix transcriptional regulator translates to MTKHDVKLRYDEGCLVSHALNLIGDRWALQVVRELVFGPKRFQMIRAGIPGITASVLTARLTQLAQAGVVHHDRKLGIYMLTDAGHGLLPVLESLCRWAMTVPGHDPTRFISPSALMISMGVNLVATPEEEAVAGFDFGNESFRMTVRNGKVQTVAMQAPDTPFVLKGSGNGLAFAIYGTAPLVLMIAKGFVSAEGDLSAAQGFVNLFRLGSGGTKKTSTG, encoded by the coding sequence ATGACGAAACATGACGTGAAACTCCGCTATGATGAGGGCTGCCTCGTCTCACATGCGCTGAACCTGATCGGAGATCGCTGGGCGCTTCAGGTGGTGCGGGAACTGGTCTTCGGCCCCAAGCGCTTCCAGATGATCCGGGCGGGAATCCCCGGCATCACCGCCAGCGTACTGACGGCAAGGCTGACGCAGCTTGCGCAGGCCGGAGTGGTTCATCACGATCGGAAGCTGGGAATCTACATGCTGACCGATGCCGGGCACGGGCTTCTGCCGGTGCTGGAATCGCTGTGCCGATGGGCGATGACGGTTCCCGGCCATGACCCCACCCGCTTCATCAGCCCCTCTGCGCTGATGATCTCTATGGGTGTGAACCTTGTCGCCACGCCGGAAGAAGAGGCAGTGGCCGGGTTCGATTTCGGAAATGAGTCCTTTCGCATGACCGTCCGTAACGGCAAGGTGCAGACCGTCGCGATGCAGGCACCTGATACCCCGTTCGTTCTGAAAGGCAGCGGCAATGGGCTGGCCTTTGCCATCTATGGCACCGCGCCGCTTGTCCTGATGATCGCGAAGGGCTTTGTCTCTGCCGAAGGCGATCTTTCCGCTGCACAGGGTTTCGTCAATCTGTTCAGACTGGGAAGTGGAGGCACGAAGAAAACCAGCACGGGTTGA
- a CDS encoding type III PLP-dependent enzyme, with product MTHSDKIWENPAELIRETRPENPVMAFAPDVLQDTARRFLDGFPGLVTYAVKSNPEEAVIENLVAAGVQGFDVASPAEIDLIGRLAPGAARHYHNPVRSRAEIEHAVKAGVTSWSVDSASELDKLIDMVPAEGCEISPRFKLPVAGAIYDFGSKFGATPELAAELLKRVSAAGFIPSLTFHPGTQCTDPGAWEQYIRTAADICTEAGVKAKRLNVGGGFPSHRVHGVEPALDDIFGLIGRVTAEVFGADAPNLVCEPGRGICGDAFSLITCVKAVRDGEHVFLNDGVYGGLAELPIVGNIDRIQLLTPEGEPRGGDDTGRVIFGPTCDSVDRLPGELTLPGDVREGDYVIFHGAGAYSVVTNTRFNGFGMMERATVRRLES from the coding sequence ATGACACATTCCGACAAGATCTGGGAAAACCCGGCAGAACTCATCCGCGAGACCCGACCGGAAAATCCGGTGATGGCCTTCGCCCCGGATGTCCTGCAGGACACGGCGCGGCGCTTTCTGGACGGGTTTCCGGGGCTGGTGACCTATGCCGTCAAATCGAACCCCGAGGAAGCCGTGATCGAAAATCTCGTCGCGGCAGGGGTGCAGGGTTTCGACGTGGCCTCTCCGGCCGAGATCGACCTGATCGGCCGTCTGGCTCCGGGGGCCGCGCGGCATTATCACAATCCGGTCCGCTCCCGTGCCGAAATCGAACATGCGGTCAAGGCGGGTGTGACATCGTGGTCGGTGGACAGCGCCTCCGAACTGGACAAGCTGATTGACATGGTGCCCGCCGAAGGCTGCGAAATCTCGCCGCGCTTCAAGCTACCCGTTGCCGGTGCGATCTATGATTTCGGCTCGAAATTCGGGGCAACGCCGGAACTGGCGGCGGAACTTCTCAAGCGGGTTTCCGCGGCGGGATTCATTCCGTCCCTGACCTTCCATCCCGGCACGCAATGCACCGATCCCGGCGCGTGGGAGCAATATATCCGCACCGCTGCGGATATCTGCACCGAGGCCGGTGTGAAGGCAAAGCGGCTGAATGTCGGTGGCGGTTTCCCCTCGCATCGTGTTCACGGTGTGGAACCTGCGCTTGACGATATTTTCGGGCTGATCGGTCGCGTCACCGCCGAGGTGTTCGGCGCGGATGCACCGAATCTTGTCTGTGAGCCGGGTCGGGGGATTTGCGGCGATGCGTTCTCGCTGATCACCTGCGTCAAGGCGGTCCGCGACGGAGAGCATGTCTTTCTGAATGACGGCGTCTATGGCGGTTTGGCCGAGCTTCCTATTGTCGGCAATATCGACCGTATCCAGCTTCTGACCCCGGAAGGAGAGCCGCGCGGCGGCGACGATACCGGCCGCGTCATCTTCGGCCCGACCTGCGATTCCGTGGATCGCCTGCCCGGAGAACTGACCCTGCCCGGCGATGTCCGTGAGGGCGACTATGTGATCTTTCACGGCGCGGGAGCCTATTCGGTTGTGACGAATACGCGCTTCAACGGTTTCGGGATGATGGAACGGGCGACGGTTCGCAGGCTGGAAAGCTGA
- a CDS encoding DUF2235 domain-containing protein codes for MNRPPVTHVVLIDGTFASLMEGRHSNIGRIYRLLRPQRSATFRVRYAAGQQWEDWGSLLGIAMGRGMGGRIRDSYGWLATSYRPGDRIFLMGYSRGAFAIRSLAAMIGRIGLLRPEAATERNIRVIWRIYRNEISAEARQSWLQRHCHETVPIEMVGVFDTVMALGIRLPVLWMLTEPRFRFHDQHLGLNVRRGAQALALDENRAAYQPILWDSEDHAPGVVSQMWFRGVHSDIGGQLWGEEDSRPLANIPLVWMLEQAGDAGLILPEGWRRRFPCDAEAPSIGNWRGWGKAFLARSPRVAGLDPSEALHVSVRRPYEGAAILAGKLAALGPDMAGKTSRRRNRQMRRFDQNLR; via the coding sequence ATGAACCGCCCTCCTGTCACCCATGTCGTGCTGATCGACGGCACTTTCGCCTCGCTGATGGAGGGGCGGCATTCGAATATAGGCCGCATCTATCGCCTGCTCCGCCCGCAGCGCAGCGCAACCTTCCGCGTCCGCTACGCCGCCGGTCAGCAATGGGAGGATTGGGGCAGCCTGCTGGGTATCGCAATGGGACGCGGTATGGGAGGGCGCATAAGGGACAGCTATGGCTGGCTGGCGACATCCTACAGACCCGGCGACCGGATCTTCCTGATGGGCTATTCCAGAGGCGCCTTCGCAATCCGCTCTCTCGCCGCCATGATCGGCCGCATCGGCCTTCTGCGCCCCGAAGCCGCGACCGAGCGGAATATCCGCGTTATCTGGCGCATCTATCGCAACGAAATCTCTGCCGAGGCAAGGCAAAGCTGGTTGCAGCGGCATTGTCACGAAACGGTTCCGATCGAGATGGTCGGAGTGTTCGATACCGTCATGGCGCTCGGCATTCGCCTGCCTGTGCTGTGGATGCTGACCGAGCCGCGTTTTCGCTTTCATGATCAGCATCTGGGCCTGAATGTCCGCCGGGGTGCGCAGGCTCTGGCTCTGGACGAGAACCGCGCCGCCTATCAGCCGATCCTCTGGGACAGTGAGGATCACGCGCCGGGTGTCGTGTCGCAAATGTGGTTCCGGGGTGTTCACTCGGACATAGGCGGCCAGCTTTGGGGAGAGGAAGATTCGCGCCCTTTGGCCAATATTCCACTGGTCTGGATGCTGGAACAGGCCGGTGATGCAGGTCTGATCCTTCCCGAGGGCTGGCGTCGGCGCTTTCCCTGCGACGCCGAAGCGCCCTCAATCGGCAATTGGCGCGGCTGGGGGAAGGCGTTTCTGGCGCGTTCCCCGCGCGTGGCGGGGCTTGATCCAAGCGAGGCGCTGCATGTTTCTGTCAGGCGACCCTATGAGGGCGCGGCGATCCTTGCCGGAAAGCTTGCTGCTCTGGGACCTGACATGGCCGGAAAAACGTCGCGCAGGCGGAACCGGCAGATGCGCCGTTTCGATCAGAATCTGCGCTGA
- a CDS encoding PRC-barrel domain-containing protein codes for MKNLYLTSAIVLALGGTAFAQTAATETPATTDAPAADAAASDPGQAMETGLLRASALEGVDIFTVDVTGETEWDDTATYTEIDADWDKIGEVEDLILNANGEIVGAIAEVGGFLGLGEKEVVLEPAEVAYVMTEDRIAVVSALSKEALEQREELAEELRDQD; via the coding sequence ATGAAAAATCTGTATTTGACCTCCGCTATCGTTCTGGCCCTTGGCGGCACCGCTTTTGCGCAGACCGCAGCGACTGAAACGCCTGCCACCACCGATGCGCCTGCTGCCGATGCAGCCGCCAGCGATCCGGGTCAGGCAATGGAAACCGGTCTTCTTCGCGCTTCTGCTCTGGAAGGCGTCGACATCTTTACCGTCGACGTGACCGGCGAAACCGAATGGGACGATACCGCGACCTATACGGAAATCGACGCCGACTGGGACAAGATCGGTGAAGTCGAGGATCTGATTCTCAACGCCAATGGCGAAATCGTCGGTGCGATTGCCGAAGTCGGCGGCTTCCTTGGCCTTGGCGAAAAGGAAGTCGTGCTGGAGCCGGCAGAGGTTGCCTATGTCATGACCGAAGACCGCATCGCGGTGGTCTCGGCACTCAGCAAGGAAGCGCTTGAGCAGCGCGAGGAACTGGCCGAAGAGCTTCGCGATCAGGACTGA
- a CDS encoding YybH family protein: MRDAEAEIRDLLDTQARALQAGDVAGVMAPYAEDIVLFDLPPPLQVTADPGGLQDWIDGWDMPPTMRYRDMTISVSGDLAAAHGFIHTTVQRDGESGGYWARGSWIFRRSETGWKITHHHNSVPFYMDDSQRAALDLEPGSGPARIF; encoded by the coding sequence ATGCGAGATGCCGAAGCCGAGATACGCGACCTTCTGGACACACAGGCCCGCGCTCTTCAGGCAGGTGACGTAGCCGGGGTCATGGCGCCCTATGCCGAGGATATCGTTCTCTTCGATTTACCACCGCCCCTGCAGGTGACGGCCGATCCGGGCGGGTTGCAGGACTGGATCGACGGTTGGGACATGCCCCCGACGATGCGCTATCGCGATATGACGATCAGCGTGTCGGGCGATCTGGCCGCCGCGCATGGTTTTATCCACACCACCGTGCAACGCGATGGCGAGAGCGGTGGTTACTGGGCTCGCGGCAGCTGGATCTTCCGGCGCAGCGAAACGGGGTGGAAGATCACCCATCACCATAATTCTGTGCCGTTCTATATGGATGACAGTCAGCGTGCGGCACTGGATCTGGAACCCGGCAGCGGGCCGGCCCGGATCTTCTGA
- a CDS encoding VOC family protein: MNFHGNPCWYELTTSQGKLADAGAFYREILGWDVADSGMEGFDYHIASVGDSMVAGLMNMPDDVAGMPPCWMIYFAVDNCDAFCEIAVARGARVFREPEYVPGTGRFAILADPQGAAFGVMQPEMTDETRKRAEAGESAFDQNKAGHGNWNELMTSDPEAGQAFYSGVFGWAEGEAMDMGEMGVYQLIRREGKDIGAVMGLGNAPVPAWLPYFGVDGSVTAKVDQIKAAGGTVLHGPVEVPGPAFIAVAQDPQGAGFAVVGPEK; encoded by the coding sequence ATGAATTTTCACGGAAACCCGTGCTGGTATGAGCTGACCACATCTCAGGGAAAACTGGCCGATGCGGGGGCGTTCTATCGCGAGATCCTCGGCTGGGATGTGGCGGATTCGGGGATGGAGGGGTTTGACTATCATATTGCCAGCGTTGGCGATTCGATGGTCGCCGGGCTGATGAATATGCCCGACGACGTGGCCGGAATGCCGCCCTGCTGGATGATCTATTTCGCTGTCGATAACTGCGATGCGTTCTGCGAAATAGCCGTGGCCCGCGGAGCAAGGGTTTTTCGTGAGCCGGAATATGTCCCGGGCACGGGCCGCTTCGCGATCCTCGCCGATCCTCAGGGTGCTGCGTTCGGGGTGATGCAACCCGAGATGACCGACGAAACCCGCAAGCGGGCGGAAGCGGGGGAAAGTGCTTTCGACCAGAACAAGGCCGGGCATGGGAACTGGAATGAGCTGATGACCTCTGACCCGGAGGCCGGGCAGGCCTTCTATTCCGGGGTTTTCGGCTGGGCCGAGGGTGAGGCGATGGATATGGGCGAGATGGGAGTTTATCAGCTTATCCGCCGCGAGGGGAAAGATATCGGCGCGGTGATGGGGTTGGGCAATGCGCCGGTCCCGGCATGGCTGCCCTATTTCGGGGTGGATGGCAGCGTTACTGCCAAGGTCGATCAGATCAAGGCAGCGGGCGGTACGGTGCTGCACGGCCCTGTCGAGGTACCCGGCCCGGCCTTCATCGCGGTTGCGCAGGATCCACAGGGCGCGGGTTTTGCGGTGGTCGGACCCGAAAAATAG
- a CDS encoding metal ABC transporter permease — MFEILLQPFTFPFMNKAFVICLLVAPPTALLSCFLVLKGWALMGDAVSHAVLPGIVLAYVLGLPLILGAFVAGMTTSLATGYLSENSRVKQDTVMGVVFSGMFGLGIVMYVALRTNVDLDHILFGNMLGVGAADIINAGWISAVVCISLLVKWRDLMLHAFDPAQAKASGLPVGLLHYGLLTILSLTIVATLSATGLILAVGLLIAPGAIAFLLVRSFGMMLVVSVLVNLAGMLGGTYASFFLDSAPAATIVLVLTAIFIAAFLRRVALNKRRSQMV; from the coding sequence ATGTTCGAGATCCTTCTTCAGCCCTTCACCTTCCCCTTCATGAACAAGGCGTTCGTGATCTGCCTTCTGGTCGCACCGCCCACCGCGCTTCTGTCCTGCTTTCTGGTCCTGAAAGGCTGGGCCCTGATGGGAGATGCGGTCAGCCATGCCGTGCTGCCGGGAATCGTGCTGGCCTATGTGCTGGGCCTGCCTCTGATCCTCGGAGCATTCGTGGCCGGGATGACGACCTCTCTGGCGACCGGGTATTTGTCCGAGAACAGCCGCGTCAAGCAGGATACGGTGATGGGCGTGGTCTTCTCGGGCATGTTCGGTCTGGGCATCGTGATGTATGTGGCGCTGCGTACCAATGTGGATCTGGACCATATCCTGTTCGGAAACATGCTGGGTGTCGGAGCGGCGGATATCATCAATGCGGGTTGGATCTCGGCGGTTGTCTGCATCTCGCTGCTGGTAAAATGGCGGGATCTGATGCTGCATGCTTTCGATCCCGCGCAGGCAAAGGCCTCGGGCCTGCCGGTGGGGCTGCTGCATTATGGCTTGCTGACCATCCTGTCGCTGACCATCGTCGCCACGCTGTCCGCAACCGGCCTGATCCTCGCCGTCGGCCTGCTGATCGCGCCCGGAGCCATCGCATTCCTGCTCGTCCGCAGCTTCGGCATGATGCTGGTCGTGTCGGTGCTGGTCAATCTGGCAGGGATGCTGGGCGGCACCTATGCCAGCTTCTTTCTGGACAGCGCCCCGGCGGCAACCATCGTACTGGTGCTGACGGCAATCTTCATCGCCGCATTCCTGCGCCGCGTGGCACTGAACAAGCGGCGCAGCCAGATGGTCTGA